The Festucalex cinctus isolate MCC-2025b chromosome 10, RoL_Fcin_1.0, whole genome shotgun sequence region TTTTGAtttataatccagattgttccacaaactgacacattgagttgaaatacatcgttctttttgttttgttctatatttagGTTTGGataaaatatctgttcctcttaatttgtactcactttccctgtttttttgttgtttttttaaaatttgatttgcatgttcattggtaacatttcatgatggtctttatacattatttgaagGAGGTTAAACTCAATTAATTCATTGAATTttcaagtttttagttgtataaatattggattagtgtggtctctgtatccacatgcaaacacgacacaaatagcacgtttctgtaaaaggaaaatggATTCGGTGTAGGTTTTGCAggcacacccccacacttcaatgcaattgGTCAGCTATGGAACAAtcatatataaattatataacaatGAAAATGAATTATTGTTCAATGATTCGTTAACCTTGTGTAGCAACGGCTACGGTTTGGGATACCTTATATCTAGAAACTTTATTTCATTAGTCTTTTCTATTTCTATGCCTTGTACATTCAGTGTTGCTTCAACATCTTTAGTTCTACAACTGAAAATCCTAAATCTGGTTTTACTAATATTTATAGACATCACCCTGGGCAGTAGGACTaaacaattaaattaattaaaatgttgtCGAATGCAATTTTCAATCAGCAAATTGTGAAATTTCTGGGGAAAAACACGGCTTCATATCGATAAAATGATAATCCGCTTCCACAGAACCAGAGGACAGCTTCGATTGGACGAAATACCTACTGGAGGGTGAGGACATAGACATTGGGCCATACCCTGATACTCCGGTGAGTATTAAGTCTAGTAGAACTGCCTTTTCTAGGTCTGCTGTGTTTGCCACTCGCACTCAAAAGTCACAGACGTCAGATACTACAGTTGAACATGACGAGGGCAACCCCAAGTGGTCAAAAATAATAGCTACACTTCACATGCATGTCGGTGTTTGTTCATCGAAAATCAATTTACATGATTCTAACGATTTTGGACAAGTTGCAGCATCAgtcgatttttttgttttacgctCAATTAATTTACTGAAGTCGCTATTTCCTGCGGGACGATCAGGAATGGTCCGAAGAGGACAGCGAGGGCGAGGAGAGCCGTCAGCCAATCAGCAGGGAGGACTCCGGGATCCAGTTGGACAAAACCCCCCAGGAGGACAAAGACCACGGCGACAAGACAGTTTTGGTACCGTGGACAGGTCGGAAACGATTGCGGTACTCAGCATAAGAGTTTCATTTATTCCGTGACCCAACTTGTAACACAATTTACGGACAAGAAGTCAGGGTACTACTGTCGATAAAAAGTAGAGAATAATATATTTGGTTCGTTTTGTCGTAGTGGGTGAACCCGATGCCCGAGCCTGGCTGGAGCAACACGTGGTGACTCCCTACTGGGTGCCGCACGCCCCCCGATTCGCCCACAGCCTCCATTTACACTCCAACTTGCTCAATGTCTGGTGAGACCCGATGCCAAAACACTGATACTATCTGATATTATTAAAAATTGAGCTGTCGAAATGAATCCGGTAATCGATTTTCAAATTagtcaactattttaataatcgagttaTCGtatggagcctttttttttttagatttatttaaaatggtccaaatcctctgatttcagcatatcgatagtaaattgttcactgatttctgtagtccttaatgaaaaaaacaacaactgaacTGGTAACGTAGTACAACATTAATCCCCCTtgttgcttttgtaatacactttaatgcacataaaatgaatccaattagtcgattaatcgattgaataatcaacagattaatcgattctaaagatattcgatagtgacagcttgggctgtgcaattagtcaaatttcaattattactctccacaattacaaaatcagcataatcgttaaagaaaaagaaaaaaattcttaatactaattttggagttgtttaaatgtatacatttgcagtttttttttccaattttaaaataactaatttaatttaaaaaaaatcatccaaagggaacttgcataatcagtgtttcaaagaattttatttgttttgatttactttttttaatgtttttttaattttttttaattttttttaatttttttttacatttaagcattttcctgttttgtaccaaaaacataaatgatcgtcctcAGAGCCCTTTCTTTTTATTGAAGATTAAGgaggccctaaaaaaaaaaaaaagtaagaacacTTCTAAGGGGAGGGGAAAGATGGCAGAGCACTACGATGTTATCTCAAAACAATACACGTGTGTGTGCTATGTTATGACGTGTATGCATGACTATGGAATATTTCTGTTTAAATGTTTTGCAAGATCTTTTCTGCACAGCGCCAATTCAAAATATGTAGTAAGAGGACATTGACATTGGgggtaatcacaattatttttcaaaatgggtTGGTCATACGTTTGTGATGTTCTGATGACCTGTTTTCCTGCGCAGGGACCAGCACTTGTACAACACCGATCCTCTGTATCTGCCCGACGAAAAAGCTTTTGTCACCGAGACCCAAGTCATCCGGGAGACACTGTGGTAAGCTGCGTGATCGCATTTTTCACTTTGAACACCCTCTTTAtgggttattaactcatttgctcccaaaaacgtataaatacgttctatttgaaatgttttaagtgtcccaaagacgtatttatgttttttttttttaatgctagagcatacagaaggctttgatgcagcctctcaactgcaaagaacggttgaggaaatggtagttattacataaacggccagcaggtggcagcagagtataagagatcaaccagggccatgttgagaaaacgctcaattactcacaattctaaatagatttgtgaatgatgatgaaacttagctatattgtaattcTAATTactacaaaatggaaacatatgaaagaagagactttaatctttcttttggtaggttccatgtttttatagcaatagaacacaatattctgtgggccttgcaaaatctgtcaaaatccagtaaaacagccgagagtgaaggggattgcttctgtgaaaatgcctgggagtgaatgagttaaatacggTCGACTCGTTTTACTACCGTGTCCTCAAAGTAAATGACATTTACAATAGTAGTAATTTATTCCTTAATtcttatgttgtgttttttttttgtgtgtgtgtgtctcaggCTTCTATCCGGTGTTAAGAAGCACTTCATATTCCAGCATCATGAAGGGAAAGTGTCGGTCAGGACTAACGTGGTGGTCACTCACCTCACCGGTGTAagtgcggggggaaaaaaaaataaataaataaatatatatatatatatatatatatatatatatatatatatatatatattcgtaATACAGTTGGTGCCTTGAATTGATGTTGATTTGTCCGCAGAACTGCCTCCGATCCGTGCTGGAGCACGTAGCGGCGTACGGCCAGGCGGTGTTCCGGCTGCAGAGATTCATCGACGAGGTGACGGGCCACAGTCCCGAGCTCGGCCCGTCGGGATCCAAGAGGGGCTCGGAGCCCCCGTTCAGGACCTACCAGGCCTTTGTGTGGGCCCTCAATAAGTACTTCGCCGGCTTCAAGGAGGAGCTGGTCGCCATCGAGAGAGGCCTCGTGTGCAAAGGCAAGTGCCGTGAATAATTCATCGAATTCAAATCAGCATAACAATATAGTAGGAATTcatcatggtcctggttgatctcttatactctgctgccacctggtggccgtttttgtcattactaacatttttttttttcacactttctctgcagttgagaggctgcatcaaagccttctgtatgccccagaataaaacaaaacaaaacaaataaaacgtataaatacgtctttgggacactcaatacatttaaaatagaacgtatgtaTACGCATTTGGGAACAAAtcagttaataaacagtaatcaggggaaaaaaaaaaacgtgtcagTTGTAATTTAAGGCGGTGGTTGTCGTTACAGACGAGACGGTGACGCTGTCGGCCGTGCTGGAGCGACTCAACCCGCAACTGGCGCAGATCAAAGTGCTGCACAAGGTCTTCTGCACCGGCATCGCCGAGGTGCCCCCCGAGACCCCCAATGTGGTGCGGGCCTCCCACCTGCTCAACACCCTCTACAAGGCCATCATCGAGTACGACAGCGTCGGGGAAGCTTCCGAGCAAAcggtgaccttttttttgttctttttttttgttggtctgcCTCAATtctcaaatacaaaaaaataaaaaatacaaatttaaagtaAAAGTTTGCCACTTTTCTCCATTAGGTGGCCTTACTGTTTTCACTATGGACCGAGACCGTGCGGCCATATTTGGAGATAGTGGACGAATGGATCGTCCACGGTCACCTGTTCGATCCCGCCAAAGAGTTCATCATCCAGAGGAACAAGGACGTGGCGGTGAACCACCGGGACTTCTGGCACGCCACCTACACGCTGTACAGCATCTCGGAAACGGTGGAGAGCGAGATGAGCGACGCGGCGAGCGGCAGCTCCGGGGGGGGCGACGGCGCTGGCGGGGGAGGCAACCGGCAGCTCACCATGGTGTCCTTCCTCAAGCCCGTCCTCAAGCAGATCATCATGGCTGGGAAGTCCATGCAGCTGCTCAAGAACCTGGACCGGAAAGAAGATGCTCAGCAGGCCTCGAGAGGTCAGTcacttttttgtgaaaaagtcGACGTTGAACAGGGAGTTGGTCGTTTTTGGATTTTGAATCTGCGCTTTCgtaagctgtaaaaaaaaataaaaaataaataaataaaaagcagcaGCACGTAAACAAAGTTGAAAAAACTGCTGCTGGTGGGTTAGTAAAAAGCACCTTTTTATAAGTAACTAGACtacgtgcaatttctggagaaattgcgtgcgaatgctgaaagccgaatgctaataatCTTATTccttactgcatgaccgatttctgttccatgtacagcactttgtaaacagcaataatcgttttaaagtgctttattaataaagttgagttgagaggaAATCAGCTATTCCGCTGAAACCATTGTCTTGCAACGCAGATGCCGAGCGCAAAAGTTTATATACGCTGTTCCTGGAGTCGGTGCAGTCGCGGCTCCGCAGCCAGGAGGCGTCTCCCTCCAGCGGCGTGACCGAGCAACGGGACGCCAGGAAGAGCCTGATCCGGATGCAGTCGGTCATTGCGCAGCATCTCCAGATGGAAGATCTGCGTGACCCGCTGCTGGCCATCAACTTTGCCAGGTGCGCACCAGGAAAAACcgagctcaaatatacacacgtGGCTTGACAGTGTTTGGAACGCCTCCTTGGTGTGTTTGTATTTTGCCTCAGGCTGTACTTGGAACAGAGCGACTTCCACGAGTGCTTCTCCCGGGACGACTTCACCGTGGACCGCTCGTCGCAGTCGGTCACCTGCCAGACGTTCGAGCTCACGCTGCGCTCCTGCCTCTACCCGCACATCCAGCGACGCTACGTCGAGTGCTGCGGCAATCTCATGAAGACCCTGAAAAAAGACTACAAGTAAGTCGAGCAGCAACGTCGCACGTTGGAACCTGCCAAGAATTTTTACCAGAGGAAATGATGGAAATAAAGCCAGTCCAGTAAATGCTGGGAGACGGTGCGTCTTCccctaattcttcttcttcgtatCTTTTtcttatcttcttcttcttcttatcttctactttttcttttcttcttcgtcttcttcctttcttcctatcttcttcatcttcttatcttcttcttctccacaTCTTTGTCTTCCTTTTCTCCACAtcgtctttttcttcttcttcttctcctccacatcttcatcttcttctcttctccacatcttcttcctcttctccaCATCTTCTTCTCcacatcttcttcttctccttcttatCTTGTTGTTCTTCACACTTTCTTGTTCTTCAGGCTCCTGGAGTACCTTCAGGCCATGaggaactacttcctgctcgAGGCTGGCGACACCATGTACGACTTCTACACGGCCATCTTTGACAAGGTGCGAGAAAAGGAGAGCTGGCAGCAGCCGTCCATCCTCAACGGCCAGCTTCAGGAAGCTGTTGGACAGCGCCGCCCGGAGGACAGTAGCCGGTACTGCATGTTCGCGCCCGCGTGTTTGTTTTGATGTGAAATttaatctgcattttttttcttgctttgtaAGATTGTCAATCTTCTTGGAGACAATTGATCCTAGCCGGAAGAAACACCCTGTCAATAATCTTGAAGTGCTGACACTCAGTTATAAGGTAGCTTTTTATTATTAGCcaaggatatttttttgtttgtttgctaagaGGATTAAGCAAATATAAAAGTATACTATGCTTGtgtatcatttcattttttaatttgtattttttagattttattgTAGCCAATaagttattaattatttttatttattttatttttttgcaattatgtaaaaaaaaaaaaaaagatttttttttcaatcactaGATTTAATAGAtagaacattttttcctttatttcctGCTGAATACCCCACTAATCCtactaacaaaaaattaaaacctATGCAAGCATCGTCTAGTAATATAGTGTACAATTTGATGGTGTTCCAATTTAGGATCGCTTTGTACTAGTCATTAAAGGTTCAAAACACGtctttgaatatttttgtctttCCTCCTGTCCAGGTTCCGTGGCCTGTGGACATCGTGATCAGCTCCGAGTGCCAAAAGATTTACAATCAAGTGTTTCTGCTGCTGCTTCAGATCAAATGGGCCAAGTACAGCTTGGACACGCTTCGATTCAGCGGTAAGGTGACGTCATTTGCACCGTCTTGCTCAACTGGCGCATATTCCACAGCATGCGATTCATTTAATCATCAGAGTTTGCAGATTTCGCAAAGAAACTGGAGGGCACGCCGGCCGCCGACGCGAAGCACAAACCAGTCAAGCAGCAGATTCACCGCATGTGTTTGCTGCGCGTCAAGCTCATGCACTTCGTCAACAGCCTTCACAACTACATCATGACCAGGGTGAGCGTCAGACCAACCCGAGAGAACTTTACATTCACCGTATTTGGTACGGCTGAAGTACCGTAATCCCTtcgcatgtgggcaaggagagccactgATGCCGATGCAATTTCACCGTTAATTGAACCGAGTTTTGCCGTGTCACTTGACAAAAGCAGTTTGtgtatttaaatttgttttgtcTCTTGGCCAGATTCTGCACAGTACCGGACTGGAGTTCCAGCACCAAGTGCAGGAAGCAAAGGACCTGGACCAGCTGATCAAGATCCATTACAGATACTTGGCGACCATTCATGACCGCTGCTTATTGAGGGAGAAGGTAATTAATAGAGGGGTGACGGTTCGTGTACTGCATTCCTATTTTTCAGTACGGTACAGATAGTATCAAGGCACAGCAAGTCTAACTGCCTCGCGCActataaaaatgtttacaagCCGTAAATAAATGCAGTACAGCTTCTGGTTAGCGGACGACTTGGCTTGCTTTTTGCTTCTTGGCAGTGAGTCAAAGTTGTTGACTCGTTTGAAACTAAAATGATCGCGTGATAATTAACTCATCTGCATCGTTAATTTCCTAAAATGACAAACTTTTGATGTTGCATGctctaaaaagaagacaaactgttGGTGTtacactttcctaaaaagaagacgaAGAATGATGTTGCATTTCTCTCCAAAGAAGGCAACTGTTTTGCTTTCCTAAAAAGGCAAAGTATTGATGTGTCACAttcctaaaaagaaaatataaattgATGTCGAGCTAAAAAAGACAAACCATCGATTTTGCACATtgctaaaaagaagacaaataaTTGTTGTAcgttcctaaaaagaagacaactgaacgcacttttttttttagtcaaacagTTGATTTGCTTTCctaaaaaagaacacaaactcTGATGAACATGTTGCACATTCCTGAGGATGACAAATAATTTCTGTTGCACTTTCCTAAGAAGAAAACATATTGACACATTGTTGGTTACActtttgtaaaaagaaaaatgattggTGTTGCATTTtcctaaacaaaaaaacaacaacacacaaaccAGTAATATTATATTTAGTAAAGAAACTATTTAGGCTGTATTATATTattcatttgatattttattgtataCAAAATTTATTTAGTTGAGAATTTACTGCTAGAAGTTTTTTATGATAGATTTTGAAGTGCCATTTAAAGGGTTCCAGTTTACACAAAATATAATCACTTAACTACTTTGGAATTTGTTCTGTTATTATAATGTGTATTAATGTCAACACAACAGTGACATCAGCCATTTTCTCTTTCCTTGTTTTCCATTTCTTCCTTAGGTCAGTTTTGTTAAGGAAGCCATCATGAAGGTGCTCAACCTTGTCCTCATCTTCTCGGACCGATGGCAAGCCGGATTTGGAGCCTGGAAGTAAGAAAGATGTACCCACAGAAAcccttcatttttcttttctctatTGATGtcctgtgtttatttttttcaataggaTTGAGTCCATTGCCAAAATGGAGTCCGATTTCAAAAACTGTCACATGTTCCTGGTGACCATCCTCAACAAGGCTGTGTGTCGTGGCTCCTTCCCTCACTGTAAGTTTAATTTGAATGCAATTGTAATGTTTAATGCACAGTTGAGATGTTGTGGTTGATTACAGTGGAGTCGCTCGCCCTCTCGTTGATGGCCGGCTTCGAGCAGTGCTGATGGTGGGGCTGCAGTCCAGCAATGTGTTTTATGAGCATCACAAGTCATCTGACTGTACATATTGAAGCAGGACTTGTTTGAAAACGTCTTTTTCCTTACTGTCAATGTGGCTGTTAAATTAATAATGTTGTTGTATGAAGCACAATAAATCCTACTTAATTCTGAGGTTGTCATTTTACTGGCTCTGATAGTGATGTTTATGAATTGCATTTCATCAGTCAGTCATTTGACCAAGGCAGAGTGATTTTGGAAGTGGGAACGCTGGTTGTAATTTCACATTTCAACAGTTACATAATGTTGTGGAAATTCAGGCTAACGTTAAGTTATCAAATGGAATTTAAAAAGTCTTGAATAaagcaaattttaaaaaatgaaactcaTATCTCAGCACCACCTTACAGTGGACCCAGATTATTTGCGGTGACTCTGTACCAGGCTGGCCAGTGAAATCACAAATACTGAAAACCCTTTAAAttgcattgttttatttttatttttttttattgcaaataaaTCTCAAATTAGCGGGGATTTACCACCAACAAGAGTTTTCCATGAAAAACTGAGTTGGCTTCCACCcaccccacccaaaaaataaatcaataaaagacTATCTGTCGAAAAAGTGAATAGGTGAACCCGCGAGTGCCGAACCGTTAGTATGCGGGGGTCCAGTGTGCATTCCTTTGCCTTCACCTTTCCTGGTTGGTTGGGGGAGGCGTAGGCACTGTGCTCTGCTTTGCGCCTGTCTCTCTTTtctcttcctgttgaatttcCCAGTTTGTTTGAGCTTGGACAGGAACTCCGTGCTCCGCCCCATGGTAATAACAGCGAGCCTGGAAAGACTCTTCGAGCTGCCGACGATACATTTGGAAAAACTCCAACTTGAACAGCCAGCCTGGTTGGAAAAAGAGGACGAAGACGTGCCCGGCTGAATGGAGCTCCTGTCGGCCTAGACGACTCTTGGTTTCCGGTAACTAACCACCAACTCTCGGCGGGTGAGTTTGGACAGATTGAACGGCGAAGTTAAGCTAGCAAACTTTGGGTGTAGGCGTCCCTTATGTCGCCTGCTTGAatgttttctcacaaaaataCCACTAAACTTGGCTTAAATGTTTACGTGGACTGTTACTTCTAGAAACACGGTGAAATGTAtcaaagtaacttttttttttcttcttcttcgtggctCGAGTGGTGAGGCCGCGGTCGGCTTACCGCAGCGACATACTGTATTGGGGGCAGGAATTTTATCACTTCAAATGCaaaatgtatcattttattGAAATTTACGACATGTTGGGTTCTATTTATGTTTTAACTACCTAATAGGCACATTTTGCACACAACGTTGCTCGTTGAATCACCTGCCCTCGAACAGGGTAGAAAATGTGGCGTCAAACTAGTGTAACTGTGGTTGATGATGCATTCACGGGACTGTACTGTATCTCTCCCGTTCACTGTTCAATGTGCTGCGTTTAGGTGAGTAATGAAAACTTAGTTTTAGCCAAATTTTGTCACATTTGAATTGAAATACTTTATAGTTTCAATATTTTTAAACTGAAATTTGGTTCAGTTTGACCTGCTGcatgtatagttttttttattttttttaagggaagcGTATTGCTGCCTAccaagaaaaatatataaataaatatcacacaactcaattttatttacaaaCTTAAGCATTTTATAACAGCCATCGCTGCACATGGGATAACAATCAGTCATGCATAAAGACaggtaaaacaaaatgtaaaaaaaaaaaaaaaaaaatgtcctgaatTGGTAGGAATTGCTTAATTTTGTTCTGCCAAATGTGGAGGCCAAACTTGAATttagtgaaaaaaataagaaatttagtgatggtaaaaaaaaaaaagccatatgcTGCTCTGGAGCCGCTGGTATAGTAGTAAAAAATTATATGTGATAaagcgagagagaaaaaaaacaagcacaacAGA contains the following coding sequences:
- the tubgcp5 gene encoding gamma-tubulin complex component 5 isoform X2, with protein sequence MAHWSTFEKETERETKELIRCLSGLEDEEEHNFQLALKFAWSNFRFHRFLDVDSHKVQRSISGIYEKLMVHSEVSKAESWMRLTDEFLNSPLANTNGTKTDVHYSILSLLLLLSASLSNTNFTERPRVKEAEPEDSFDWTKYLLEGEDIDIGPYPDTPEWSEEDSEGEESRQPISREDSGIQLDKTPQEDKDHGDKTVLVPWTVGEPDARAWLEQHVVTPYWVPHAPRFAHSLHLHSNLLNVWDQHLYNTDPLYLPDEKAFVTETQVIRETLWLLSGVKKHFIFQHHEGKVSVRTNVVVTHLTGNCLRSVLEHVAAYGQAVFRLQRFIDEVTGHSPELGPSGSKRGSEPPFRTYQAFVWALNKYFAGFKEELVAIERGLVCKDETVTLSAVLERLNPQLAQIKVLHKVFCTGIAEVPPETPNVVRASHLLNTLYKAIIEYDSVGEASEQTVALLFSLWTETVRPYLEIVDEWIVHGHLFDPAKEFIIQRNKDVAVNHRDFWHATYTLYSISETVESEMSDAASGSSGGGDGAGGGGNRQLTMVSFLKPVLKQIIMAGKSMQLLKNLDRKEDAQQASRDAERKSLYTLFLESVQSRLRSQEASPSSGVTEQRDARKSLIRMQSVIAQHLQMEDLRDPLLAINFARLYLEQSDFHECFSRDDFTVDRSSQSVTCQTFELTLRSCLYPHIQRRYVECCGNLMKTLKKDYKLLEYLQAMRNYFLLEAGDTMYDFYTAIFDKVREKESWQQPSILNGQLQEAVGQRRPEDSSRLSIFLETIDPSRKKHPVNNLEVLTLSYKVPWPVDIVISSECQKIYNQVFLLLLQIKWAKYSLDTLRFSDFAKKLEGTPAADAKHKPVKQQIHRMCLLRVKLMHFVNSLHNYIMTRILHSTGLEFQHQVQEAKDLDQLIKIHYRYLATIHDRCLLREKVSFVKEAIMKVLNLVLIFSDRWQAGFGAWKIESIAKMESDFKNCHMFLVTILNKAVCRGSFPHLESLALSLMAGFEQC
- the tubgcp5 gene encoding gamma-tubulin complex component 5 isoform X1, encoding MAHWSTFEKETERETKELIRCLSGLEDEEEHNFQLALKFAWSNFRFHRFLDVDSHKVQRSISGIYEKLMVHSEVSKAESWMRLTDEFLNSPLANTNGTKTDVHYSILSLLLLLSASLSNTNFTERPRVKEAEPEDSFDWTKYLLEGEDIDIGPYPDTPEWSEEDSEGEESRQPISREDSGIQLDKTPQEDKDHGDKTVLVPWTVGEPDARAWLEQHVVTPYWVPHAPRFAHSLHLHSNLLNVWDQHLYNTDPLYLPDEKAFVTETQVIRETLWLLSGVKKHFIFQHHEGKVSVRTNVVVTHLTGNCLRSVLEHVAAYGQAVFRLQRFIDEVTGHSPELGPSGSKRGSEPPFRTYQAFVWALNKYFAGFKEELVAIERGLVCKDETVTLSAVLERLNPQLAQIKVLHKVFCTGIAEVPPETPNVVRASHLLNTLYKAIIEYDSVGEASEQTVALLFSLWTETVRPYLEIVDEWIVHGHLFDPAKEFIIQRNKDVAVNHRDFWHATYTLYSISETVESEMSDAASGSSGGGDGAGGGGNRQLTMVSFLKPVLKQIIMAGKSMQLLKNLDRKEDAQQASRDAERKSLYTLFLESVQSRLRSQEASPSSGVTEQRDARKSLIRMQSVIAQHLQMEDLRDPLLAINFARLYLEQSDFHECFSRDDFTVDRSSQSVTCQTFELTLRSCLYPHIQRRYVECCGNLMKTLKKDYKLLEYLQAMRNYFLLEAGDTMYDFYTAIFDKVREKESWQQPSILNGQLQEAVGQRRPEDSSRLSIFLETIDPSRKKHPVNNLEVLTLSYKVPWPVDIVISSECQKIYNQVFLLLLQIKWAKYSLDTLRFSEFADFAKKLEGTPAADAKHKPVKQQIHRMCLLRVKLMHFVNSLHNYIMTRILHSTGLEFQHQVQEAKDLDQLIKIHYRYLATIHDRCLLREKVSFVKEAIMKVLNLVLIFSDRWQAGFGAWKIESIAKMESDFKNCHMFLVTILNKAVCRGSFPHLESLALSLMAGFEQC